AATCATTCCTGTATATTTTTTTGTCATTAAGGATCGATAGTGTGATCTTTGCTGCTGTGCTGCCGCTGCAGTTTTCTCCATTTTGGATATTTGTGGCAAAGAAATAGGTATTGCCTTCTGTTTCCACAAACCCAATAAACCAGCCGTTTTTATTCAGGCCTTTGACATCACCCGTGCCTGTTTTTCCGAAAAGCAGGCCGTTATTGGAGCTGGACAGAAGCATGGCATCTTTCACAATGCCGACATTTCTGGGATCGAATTTCAAATCATTCTGATAAAAACGGGTCATTTGTTCCACTTGCTCGATGGGAGAGATCTTCAAGGAAGACTCTGCCCAAAAATCGTCAAGGCCGCCTGACAAATCCCGATTCCCATAGTCAATCAGATCGAAACGATTCTGGAGTTTTTCCATTCCCATCCGTTTGTTCAGCTCTTGAAAATACCAGTTGACAGAATATCTCATGGCAGAATCAAGCGTCTGATCACCGTTCCATTCCTTATAAGGGTAATTGGTATGATCCCAGGAAAGTCCCGTGTTTTCCGGGGAGATAATGCCGTATTCTAAAGCAAACAGTGCACTGTATATTTTAATGGTTGAATCAGGGGAAACCCTTTTGGAACTCTGCTTGAGGTTATGAACCTCATAGGAATCCGCTGCAAGATTATACAGCACGAAGCTCCCGTCCATATTTGGAAAGTATGCGCTGAGATCTTCGTATTCCGTATTCTGGCTTGCAGAAGCAAAATCATAGTAGCCGGAGGCGAGAACATTTAATGGGGTCATTGGAGCGATGAAGAGTATGATGGCAAATATCAGAAGAATCGCAAGGCTGCTGCGAAATCCTGTCCTGCTATTTTCCATTTTGAACTGTACGATCTCCGAAATGCGGCGATGGATTTGGCGGTTGCCGCCGCTGAATTCAAGAATCAAGCTGAACGCAGCTCTACGAAGATACTGCTCCGCATAATGGATGATGGTATTTCCATAATCAATATAAGCGTTTTCACCAAGAATTCTAAGAACCAAGGTGTCGCAGGCAACCTCCCGGTCAATCCGTATTTGCTTTACTGCAAACCAAACAAAGGGATTAAACCAATAAATAGTCGCAGACAGGCAGCTCCCATAGTTGAAGTAAATATCTCTGCTTTTGTAGTGCTGTAATTCATGAAGCAATATGTATCGAATTTCCGAATCGCTCATGTTCTGTCTGATTGTCGCAGGAAGAATAATACAGGGATGGACGATACCAAAACTCATGGGGGTGGGGGCTTGCGCTGATTGGTAAAGTGCGATACAGCGACTGATTTTTAATTCAGTTTTACAGTCAGAAAAAATTGCTGCAATCTCATTGTCAAGGCAAAGTACCGAATCCTGTTTTAACTGGCGCAGCCTGTGGCTAGCAACCAGGAACATGACGGACATGAAAACAATTCCGCACGCCCATAGCACCGTAAACAGCAGCTGCAGATCCGGAACTGTGTGCTGCTGGATCGTGATTGTAAAATCCTGCAGCCAATCGCCGGGCGCTGTTCCGGTGGCAGCATGCGCAAAGTCGGCTTTCGCGCCGGCTTTTGCAGTGATGTTTTGAAATGCGGGGAAACCGCAAAAGGGCACTTTTGTGAAAGGCAAGAACGGCAGAAACAACATGGAAAGGAAAGGAACCCAGATATAATATTGAAATCCTGCTGTTGTGCTGTTTTTCAGCACTGTTTTTAGGAGCATAATAATCAGGAAGATGATGGAAATCATCGCGTTATTCCATAAAAATCCTACTATGAAAGAGAGCGACACTATTGATACCTCATTTCTTTTTCGATAGAAGCTCTTTTAACTCGTGAATGTCTTCATCAGACAATTTATCATTCTCTATAAAACTGGAAACCATTGATTTCAGCGTTCCATTATAGAACCTGTTCAGAAAACTGCGGCTTTCCATGTCGACATAATCTTCTTTGCGTACCATGGGAGAATAGAAGTAAAGGCGGCCCTGCTTCTCATGGCAGACGGCTCCCTTCTTTTCTAGACGAATCATCATGGTTTGCATTGTCTTGGGGCTCCAGGCTTTCGTTTTGCTCAAAAGCTCAACGATTTCGTTGGTATTGATTGGAGCCTGATCCCAGATGATTTTCATTACTTCATACTCAGCTTCTGATATTTGCGGTAGCTTATTCATCTTAGCCTCCTTTGTGTACGCCAATTCTTACGAGTGTAATATAAGTGAATTATAGTACTCGATGAAATGCAAGTCAATGAAAAAATAGGATTGACATTAATATCTTACAACTGTAAGATATTAGATATTACATATGTAAGAATAAAAGGAGCGTATTGAACATGAAAAAAATCATTTGCCTTTTCTTAATCGCGTTTCTCTCGTTTGGTTTTGCTGGCTGCATCCGCCAGGACACTCTTGGGGCACACTCCGATGAATCAGGAGCTGTGATTGAGCAGCAGTCTCCGGACAGCTTTCCTGAGTTATCTCAGGTAAGCTACATAGAAGTAGACTACGGCAGCTACTTTAACGGCATAAATGGCTGTGCTGTTTTTTATGACAATCTAAGTGAACAATACAGCCTGTATCAGAAAGAACTCTGTGAGCAGCAAAAATCTCCATGCTCAACGTTTAAGATGATCTCAACACTGATGGGTCTGAAATATGGTGTTCTCGAATCAGAGGACTCCAGGATGAACTACAATGGAGGAATCTATCCGGTTGAAGTGTGGAATGCAGATCTAACCCTGAAGGATGCATTTCAGAAATCATGTATCTGGTATTTTCGGCAGGTAATAGATAAGGTTGGTAAGGAATCTTTTCAAAGGGAACTGGAAAATCTTCATTACGGCAACAGGGATATCAGCAAATGGCAGGGGAGCAATACGAATCCACTGCCTGATCTGAACGGTTTCTGGCTTGATTCGTCCTTGAAGATTTCGCCCATAGAGCAGGTTGGTATCGTAGAAAAGATCTTCGAGGGAAATACGGAATTCTCACCGGAGTATGTAGCGTTGCTTCAGAATCTCATGCTTGTTCAAGACAGCAACGGGGTGCGTATTTACGGAAAAACTGGCTCAGGCGTGAATGGAAATGCATGGTTTGTTGGATTTTGCGAAGGGGAGTCAAAACGGTACTATTTTGCAGTTTATCTGGAGGATAAAAATGCAGAGGCGTCGAGCGCTGCTGCAAAAGAAATTGCAATGAAGATCTCAAACGACTTGCTGTATGAATGAGGTGAAAAGAAGATTAATTTTCCTCTTTATGATTATAAATGTTGTGCTCATTTCCCTTGCGTTTCGCATTGGATGGGTGCAGATTGTATCCGGGGAGAAATATGAAAAAATCGCAAAGGAACAGCAGACCCGCGACCAATTCGTACCTGCCAAAAGGGGTTCTATCTACGACAGAAATGGTAAGGAACTTGCGGTCAGTGCAGTTACTCACAGCGTTTGGGTTCGGCCTGCAGCACTGACCAATCCCAGATCAAAAAAGACAAAGGAAGATCAGCTGACAGAAACCGCAGCTGCGTTAGCGAGTATCCTTTCGCTGGATCAAGATTCAGTTCGTGCTTCCATGAACACAAAAAGAAACCTCGTTAAAATCGCCAAATATGTGGAGAAAGAGAAGGTGGATCAAATCAGGGATAGAGGGCTTTACGGCGTTGAGATTACAGAGGAAGTCAAACGCTACTATCCCATGGGTGCATTTGCCGCACACGTCTTGGGCAGTACCACCGACGAAAACAGGGGGCTGATGGGAATTGAACTTGAATACGATCAGTATTTGAGCGGGATGAACGGGCGCTTCATTTACAGTGCTGACCGAGACGGAGGGAATCTGATTAGCGGAAGAGAGAAATTCTTTCAGGCAAAAGACGGATGGGATATTGTATTAACCATTGATGCGGTGATCCAGATGTATGTTGAAAATGCTTTGGACCGTGTCCGTGAAGATACGGCGGCAGACAGAGTGATGTGCATTGTTATGGACCCAGAAACAGGGGACATCCTTGCGATGGCAATGAACCCGGACTTCGACCCCGGCAACCCGCGCGTTCCTTTGGATGGAGCGGAGGCTGCCTATCTGGAAACCCTTTCGGACAGCAAAAAACTTGATTACTGGAACTCCATGTGGCGAAATCCCATGGTGAGTGACACTTACGAACCCGGCTCAACCTTTAAACTTTTGACAACGGCAATCGCACTGCAGGAAGGAGTAACCTCTCCGGAAGATATCTTCTACGATACCGGGAAGGTAAACGTTGCTGGTACAGTTTTAAAATGTTTGCAGTGGCGCAACCCCCATGGAAGAGAAACTCTGGTGGAAGCGGTTGAAAATTCCTGCAACCCTGTTTTTGTTGAACTGGCCCGAAGAATTGGGATAGAGAAGTATTATGACTATCTGGAACTCTTTGGCTTGACACAGAGAACCGGAATCGACTTCCCGGGAGAGGGTCTGGCGATACTGCAAAAACAAGAGTCTGCAGGGCCGGTGGGGCTGGCAACCATGTCCTATGGACAGGGCATAGCAGTAACACCGATACAACTGATCACCGCCATTTCTGCTATTGGGAATGAAGGGAAAATCATGAAGCCGAGACTTGTAAAGGAAATGATGGACGGCGGCAATGTGGTATGGAAAAATGATATTCGCATTGAGCGGCAAATATTGTCTAAGAAGACAACGGAGG
This genomic window from Clostridiales bacterium contains:
- a CDS encoding class D beta-lactamase is translated as MKKIICLFLIAFLSFGFAGCIRQDTLGAHSDESGAVIEQQSPDSFPELSQVSYIEVDYGSYFNGINGCAVFYDNLSEQYSLYQKELCEQQKSPCSTFKMISTLMGLKYGVLESEDSRMNYNGGIYPVEVWNADLTLKDAFQKSCIWYFRQVIDKVGKESFQRELENLHYGNRDISKWQGSNTNPLPDLNGFWLDSSLKISPIEQVGIVEKIFEGNTEFSPEYVALLQNLMLVQDSNGVRIYGKTGSGVNGNAWFVGFCEGESKRYYFAVYLEDKNAEASSAAAKEIAMKISNDLLYE
- a CDS encoding BlaI/MecI/CopY family transcriptional regulator, which gives rise to MNKLPQISEAEYEVMKIIWDQAPINTNEIVELLSKTKAWSPKTMQTMMIRLEKKGAVCHEKQGRLYFYSPMVRKEDYVDMESRSFLNRFYNGTLKSMVSSFIENDKLSDEDIHELKELLSKKK
- the blaR1 gene encoding BlaR1 family beta-lactam sensor/signal transducer, translating into MISIIFLIIMLLKTVLKNSTTAGFQYYIWVPFLSMLFLPFLPFTKVPFCGFPAFQNITAKAGAKADFAHAATGTAPGDWLQDFTITIQQHTVPDLQLLFTVLWACGIVFMSVMFLVASHRLRQLKQDSVLCLDNEIAAIFSDCKTELKISRCIALYQSAQAPTPMSFGIVHPCIILPATIRQNMSDSEIRYILLHELQHYKSRDIYFNYGSCLSATIYWFNPFVWFAVKQIRIDREVACDTLVLRILGENAYIDYGNTIIHYAEQYLRRAAFSLILEFSGGNRQIHRRISEIVQFKMENSRTGFRSSLAILLIFAIILFIAPMTPLNVLASGYYDFASASQNTEYEDLSAYFPNMDGSFVLYNLAADSYEVHNLKQSSKRVSPDSTIKIYSALFALEYGIISPENTGLSWDHTNYPYKEWNGDQTLDSAMRYSVNWYFQELNKRMGMEKLQNRFDLIDYGNRDLSGGLDDFWAESSLKISPIEQVEQMTRFYQNDLKFDPRNVGIVKDAMLLSSSNNGLLFGKTGTGDVKGLNKNGWFIGFVETEGNTYFFATNIQNGENCSGSTAAKITLSILNDKKIYRNDSSQK
- a CDS encoding stage V sporulation protein D; protein product: MNEVKRRLIFLFMIINVVLISLAFRIGWVQIVSGEKYEKIAKEQQTRDQFVPAKRGSIYDRNGKELAVSAVTHSVWVRPAALTNPRSKKTKEDQLTETAAALASILSLDQDSVRASMNTKRNLVKIAKYVEKEKVDQIRDRGLYGVEITEEVKRYYPMGAFAAHVLGSTTDENRGLMGIELEYDQYLSGMNGRFIYSADRDGGNLISGREKFFQAKDGWDIVLTIDAVIQMYVENALDRVREDTAADRVMCIVMDPETGDILAMAMNPDFDPGNPRVPLDGAEAAYLETLSDSKKLDYWNSMWRNPMVSDTYEPGSTFKLLTTAIALQEGVTSPEDIFYDTGKVNVAGTVLKCLQWRNPHGRETLVEAVENSCNPVFVELARRIGIEKYYDYLELFGLTQRTGIDFPGEGLAILQKQESAGPVGLATMSYGQGIAVTPIQLITAISAIGNEGKIMKPRLVKEMMDGGNVVWKNDIRIERQILSKKTTEEMTSIMESVVDEGGGIKAKISGYRIGGKTGTANKAFNGGYSEDTYSSFIGMAPIEDSRISILLIVDNPKGVKAGSLTAAPGVKDILENTLRYMRMKPTDSGNAL